Proteins encoded together in one Pseudomonas sp. ADAK13 window:
- a CDS encoding flagellar hook-length control protein FliK yields MAITPNSLLQAAPAAKPQAPAANPPAVAADPRDKAPGFAQVFANQASTPAAKPTDTTTRSTRDKPADSSAKPAANNDKPAAGTPSVADNGKTLPATPPAKSDPPDTTAKADDTAPADDPTLAQQPPVDPTVDPALVAAVVPVPVPAAPAPVETPAPAAAKDDKAQPVVAPAVAATDDAKPAFDPEADPLDAMPAVRLAMEQGGHVSASSQTPAKTAPAPTQDQPTAAQNFATGLANMVDQQAAKDSTDQGGDKAFTGLIDGGLKDLKDASSDTRVDDFANRLAALTQAATPKTANALPPVANAPLAMHQSGWTDEVVNRVMYLSSANLKSAEIQLQPAELGRLDISVKMSADQQAQVTFMSGHAVVREALESQSGRLREMFAQQGMGQVDVNVSDQSRGWQGQQGQDQQQQNQARGVSGSGGRGDGADGGGVGEVAEVAAPVVQSVIGSSAVDYYA; encoded by the coding sequence ATGGCAATCACCCCGAATTCGCTCCTTCAGGCGGCCCCTGCGGCCAAGCCTCAAGCGCCCGCTGCCAATCCACCGGCAGTGGCTGCGGACCCGCGGGACAAGGCCCCGGGCTTCGCTCAGGTGTTCGCCAACCAGGCCTCCACGCCTGCGGCAAAACCCACCGACACCACCACCAGATCCACCCGCGACAAGCCTGCGGACAGCAGCGCAAAGCCCGCCGCCAACAACGACAAGCCTGCCGCCGGCACCCCATCGGTTGCCGATAACGGCAAGACTTTGCCTGCCACCCCGCCGGCCAAGTCCGACCCCCCGGACACCACCGCTAAGGCTGACGACACGGCGCCTGCAGACGACCCGACCCTGGCCCAGCAACCCCCGGTTGACCCCACCGTCGACCCGGCGCTTGTGGCGGCGGTCGTCCCCGTTCCCGTTCCCGCAGCGCCGGCGCCCGTCGAGACGCCGGCACCGGCGGCAGCGAAAGATGACAAGGCCCAACCCGTGGTGGCACCTGCGGTGGCCGCGACCGACGACGCCAAGCCCGCCTTCGACCCCGAGGCCGATCCGCTGGACGCCATGCCCGCCGTGCGCCTGGCCATGGAGCAGGGCGGACACGTTTCCGCCAGCAGCCAAACCCCGGCAAAAACCGCCCCGGCCCCGACCCAGGATCAGCCGACCGCCGCGCAAAACTTCGCCACGGGCCTGGCCAATATGGTCGATCAGCAAGCGGCCAAGGACAGCACCGACCAGGGCGGCGACAAAGCCTTTACCGGCCTGATCGACGGCGGCCTCAAGGACCTGAAGGACGCCAGCAGCGACACCCGTGTCGATGACTTTGCCAACCGTCTCGCCGCGCTGACCCAGGCTGCCACGCCGAAAACCGCGAATGCCTTGCCGCCGGTCGCCAACGCGCCATTGGCCATGCACCAGAGCGGCTGGACGGATGAGGTGGTGAACCGGGTCATGTACTTGTCCAGCGCCAACCTCAAGTCGGCCGAAATCCAGTTGCAGCCTGCTGAACTGGGCCGCCTGGACATCAGCGTGAAAATGTCCGCCGACCAACAGGCGCAGGTCACCTTCATGAGCGGCCACGCGGTGGTGCGTGAAGCCCTGGAAAGCCAGTCGGGACGCCTGCGGGAGATGTTCGCCCAGCAGGGCATGGGCCAGGTCGACGTCAACGTGTCCGACCAGTCCCGTGGCTGGCAGGGTCAACAGGGCCAGGACCAGCAACAGCAGAACCAGGCCCGCGGCGTCAGTGGCAGTGGCGGGCGGGGTGATGGGGCTGATGGCGGCGGTGTCGGTGAAGTGGCTGAAGTCGCAGCGCCGGTTGTGCAGTCCGTGATCGGCTCCAGCGCGGTGGACTATTACGCCTGA
- a CDS encoding IS3 family transposase (programmed frameshift), translating to MPFYSDERKAALLKMMLPPLSLSAAEVARREGCSDMSLHYWRKQAAARGTQLSDAKQPAENWSAESKLTVIIETGSLSELEIGEYCRRKGIFPEQITDWRNAFIASSTQKPAAKTASSGQSRDDKKRIRELERELRRKDAALAETAALLVLRKKPQCLLGERRRGQLTLLPERYLLVGWLNEAILAGARRAPACQEVGLSLRTLQRWNLPEEILADGRTTTLRRMPNNALSELERQSIVTLCNSKTYAHLPPSQIVPQLADEGRYMASEATFYRVLHAAGQQQHRSRAKRPHRHEAPTTYAATAANQVWSWDITYLPSPVRGKFYYLYLIEDIYSRKAVGWEVYEAESGEKAAALLQRSVTQEKCWLQPLVLHSDNGAPMKSLTLLTKMYDLGITPSRGRPRVSNDNPYSESLFRTLKYCPQWPQDGFSSLDEARIWVRNFMTWYNTVHRHSRIRFVTPAQRHEGKDREILARRDAVYRQARERRPERWSGETRNWNPIGTVYLNPERELTVVIKAA from the exons ATGCCTTTCTACTCAGATGAACGTAAAGCCGCACTGCTGAAAATGATGCTTCCGCCCCTGAGCCTTTCAGCAGCGGAGGTCGCTCGCCGCGAAGGTTGCAGCGATATGTCTCTCCATTATTGGCGCAAACAAGCTGCTGCCAGAGGAACGCAATTGTCCGACGCTAAACAACCCGCCGAAAATTGGTCAGCCGAATCCAAACTGACGGTCATCATAGAGACCGGTTCGCTGTCGGAACTGGAGATCGGTGAATATTGCCGAAGAAAAGGTATTTTTCCCGAGCAGATTACCGATTGGCGTAATGCGTTTATCGCCAGTAGCACCCAAAAACCAGCTGCGAAAACGGCGAGTTCAGGGCAGTCACGGGATGATAAAAAAAGGATCCGTGAGCTTGAGCGCGAACTACGCCGCAAGGATGCGGCGCTGGCCGAGACGGCGGCGTTACTGGTGCTGAGAAAAAAGC CTCAATGCCTACTGGGGGAGCGACGACGAGGACAACTGACCTTGTTGCCAGAACGGTATTTACTCGTTGGTTGGCTCAATGAAGCCATCCTGGCGGGCGCCCGCAGGGCGCCTGCTTGTCAGGAGGTAGGCCTTTCACTGAGGACACTGCAACGCTGGAATTTGCCGGAAGAAATCTTGGCGGATGGGCGCACGACGACGCTCAGGCGGATGCCGAACAACGCACTCAGTGAGCTTGAACGGCAAAGTATCGTGACGCTGTGCAACAGCAAAACCTATGCGCATCTGCCGCCGAGCCAAATCGTGCCACAGCTGGCTGACGAGGGGCGTTACATGGCCTCGGAGGCGACATTTTATCGCGTACTGCACGCGGCAGGTCAGCAGCAACATCGCTCGCGTGCCAAGCGGCCGCATCGTCATGAGGCGCCCACGACTTATGCGGCGACCGCCGCCAATCAAGTGTGGTCATGGGACATCACTTACTTGCCGTCACCGGTTCGCGGAAAGTTTTACTACCTCTATCTGATCGAGGATATCTACAGCCGGAAGGCGGTGGGTTGGGAAGTTTACGAAGCAGAAAGCGGTGAAAAAGCAGCCGCGTTGCTGCAACGAAGCGTGACTCAGGAAAAGTGTTGGCTCCAGCCGTTGGTGCTTCACTCGGACAACGGTGCGCCGATGAAATCGTTAACGCTACTAACCAAGATGTACGACTTGGGCATCACGCCGTCTCGCGGTAGACCACGGGTCAGTAACGACAACCCGTACTCGGAATCGTTGTTCAGAACGCTGAAATACTGCCCGCAGTGGCCGCAGGACGGGTTTTCCAGCCTGGATGAGGCGCGTATCTGGGTAAGGAATTTTATGACCTGGTACAACACCGTGCACCGTCATAGTCGGATCCGCTTCGTGACACCCGCTCAACGTCACGAAGGGAAAGACCGGGAAATCTTGGCTCGCCGAGATGCGGTATACAGGCAAGCCAGAGAGAGAAGACCGGAAAGATGGTCAGGTGAGACACGCAACTGGAACCCTATCGGGACGGTGTATCTGAACCCTGAAAGGGAGCTGACAGTGGTAATAAAAGCCGCGTAG
- a CDS encoding Hpt domain-containing protein, translating into MAEIHLDPDVLTGLQEVMEGEYPKLLDTFLDDSQKRVEALRRARDDAKALGRIAHSFKGSSGNLGAVRLAELCQLLEDRSAKPVVADLGRLVDEIDHEFALVRPLYEHERERFGL; encoded by the coding sequence GTGGCAGAGATTCATCTGGACCCCGATGTGCTGACCGGCTTGCAGGAGGTCATGGAGGGCGAGTATCCGAAGCTGCTCGACACGTTTCTCGATGACTCGCAGAAGCGGGTAGAGGCGCTGCGCCGGGCGCGGGATGATGCCAAGGCGTTGGGGCGGATTGCCCATAGCTTCAAGGGGAGTAGCGGTAACCTTGGGGCCGTGCGGTTGGCTGAGCTTTGTCAGTTGCTTGAGGATCGGTCGGCCAAGCCTGTGGTTGCGGATTTGGGGCGGTTGGTGGATGAAATTGACCATGAGTTCGCGTTGGTAAGGCCGTTGTATGAGCATGAGCGGGAGCGGTTTGGGCTCTGA
- a CDS encoding ATP-binding SpoIIE family protein phosphatase has translation MSVLAPVLEALTVLIAEDSAADLLLLSTIVRRQGHQVITASNGEEAVQVFIRERPQLVLMDALMPVMDGFEAARQIKHLAGEALVPIIFLTSLRESEALAQCLDAGGDDFLAKPYNQVILAAKINAMDRLRRLQATVLQQRDLIARHNDHLLQEQRVAKAVFDKVAHSGCINAAPNIRYVQSPYALFNGDLLLAAYTPSGDMHVLLGDFTGHGLPAAVGAMPLAEVFYGMTAKGYGLAQTLREMNAKLKRILPVDMFCCATLLCLSAQRRVVEVWNGGMPEGYVHEIATGKRTPLLSRHLPLGILAAEAFDDRTEVWPMALGDRVFLLSDGVLDTADAHEQLFGAERLQQVFAANREPDRLFEEIEQALAGFRGEVRDDISMVEISLQAGEVLRSPSVMYSDSGQSSPLDWSVSFEFRAETLKSYNPLPYLLQLLLEIHGLREQSGALYTVMAELYSNALEHGVLGLDSRLKRDAQGFAAYYRERNERLAQVNSGYVRVHLNVVPAGEGGCLTLRIEDSGPGFDVEKVLARPLDVDRLSGRGLSLVRQLSSDVGWTDGGRCVCVEFSWKALA, from the coding sequence TTGAGCGTCCTGGCCCCGGTCCTTGAGGCGCTGACGGTGTTGATCGCCGAAGACAGCGCCGCTGACCTGTTGTTGCTGTCGACCATTGTGCGCCGCCAGGGCCACCAGGTGATCACCGCCAGCAACGGCGAGGAAGCGGTGCAAGTGTTCATCCGCGAGCGGCCGCAGTTGGTGTTGATGGACGCCCTGATGCCGGTCATGGATGGCTTTGAGGCGGCCCGGCAGATCAAGCACCTGGCGGGGGAAGCGCTGGTGCCGATCATCTTCCTCACCTCCCTGCGCGAGAGCGAAGCCCTGGCCCAGTGCCTGGATGCGGGCGGTGATGACTTCCTGGCCAAACCCTATAACCAGGTGATCCTGGCGGCGAAGATCAACGCCATGGACCGACTGCGCCGCTTGCAGGCCACGGTATTACAGCAGCGGGACCTGATCGCCCGGCACAACGACCATCTGTTGCAGGAACAGCGGGTGGCCAAGGCGGTGTTCGACAAGGTCGCCCACTCCGGCTGTATCAACGCCGCGCCGAATATTCGCTACGTGCAATCGCCCTACGCGCTGTTCAACGGCGATTTACTGTTGGCCGCCTATACGCCGTCGGGTGACATGCATGTGCTGCTGGGGGATTTCACCGGCCACGGTTTGCCCGCCGCGGTCGGCGCCATGCCCCTGGCGGAAGTGTTCTACGGCATGACCGCCAAGGGTTACGGCCTGGCGCAGACGTTGCGGGAGATGAACGCCAAGCTCAAGCGCATCTTGCCGGTGGACATGTTCTGTTGCGCCACCCTGCTGTGCCTCAGCGCCCAGCGGCGGGTGGTGGAAGTGTGGAACGGCGGCATGCCCGAGGGCTACGTGCATGAAATCGCCACCGGCAAGCGCACGCCGCTGCTGTCTCGGCATTTGCCGCTGGGCATATTGGCGGCCGAGGCGTTTGATGACCGCACTGAAGTCTGGCCGATGGCGCTGGGTGACCGGGTGTTCTTGTTGTCGGATGGCGTGCTGGACACCGCCGATGCCCACGAGCAATTGTTTGGCGCCGAGCGTTTGCAGCAGGTGTTTGCGGCCAATCGCGAGCCCGACCGGTTGTTCGAGGAGATCGAGCAGGCCCTGGCGGGTTTTCGCGGTGAAGTGCGCGATGACATCAGCATGGTGGAAATCAGCCTGCAGGCGGGGGAGGTGTTGCGCTCGCCGTCGGTGATGTATTCCGACAGCGGCCAGTCGTCGCCGCTGGATTGGTCGGTCAGCTTTGAATTTCGTGCCGAGACGCTCAAGTCCTACAACCCTTTGCCGTATTTGCTGCAACTGCTGTTGGAGATTCATGGGCTGCGTGAGCAGAGCGGTGCGTTGTACACGGTGATGGCGGAGTTGTATTCCAATGCCCTGGAGCATGGTGTGCTGGGGCTGGATTCGCGGCTGAAGCGGGATGCCCAGGGATTTGCGGCGTATTACCGGGAGCGTAATGAGCGGCTGGCGCAGGTGAACAGCGGGTATGTGCGGGTGCACCTGAATGTGGTGCCGGCCGGGGAGGGCGGTTGCCTGACCTTGCGGATCGAGGACAGTGGGCCGGGGTTTGATGTGGAGAAGGTGCTGGCCAGGCCGCTGGATGTTGACCGTCTGTCTGGTCGGGGGTTGAGCCTGGTACGTCAGTTGAGCAGCGATGTAGGCTGGACTGACGGCGGGCGGTGTGTGTGCGTGGAGTTTTCATGGAAGGCTCTGGCATAA
- a CDS encoding STAS domain-containing protein yields MSVESEVSLDGTKLTITVRGRFDFGSHQAFRDAYERFYKVPEIYVVDLKETTYMDSSALGMLLLLRDHAGGDNAEVQVVNSNSDVRKILAISNFDKLFDLT; encoded by the coding sequence ATGTCAGTCGAATCAGAAGTGTCCCTGGACGGGACGAAGTTGACGATCACCGTCAGGGGGCGATTCGATTTCGGTAGCCACCAGGCCTTTCGTGATGCCTACGAGCGGTTCTACAAGGTGCCCGAGATCTACGTGGTGGACTTGAAGGAAACCACCTACATGGACAGCTCGGCACTGGGCATGCTCCTGCTGTTGCGTGACCATGCCGGTGGCGACAATGCCGAAGTGCAGGTGGTCAACAGCAACTCCGACGTGCGCAAGATCCTCGCCATTTCCAACTTCGACAAACTGTTCGACCTCACTTGA
- the fliJ gene encoding flagellar export protein FliJ, translating into MANTRAARLAPVVDMAEKAEKTAVQRLGYFQGQVRLAESKLGDLERFRGEYQQQWIERGSKGVSGQWLMGYQGFLNQLETAVGQQRQSLAWHQANVDKARDSWQQAYARVEGLRKLVQRYIDEARALEDKREQKLLDELSQRLPRQNPY; encoded by the coding sequence ATGGCCAACACGCGTGCCGCGCGCCTTGCCCCAGTGGTGGACATGGCCGAAAAAGCCGAAAAGACCGCCGTCCAGCGCCTGGGGTACTTCCAGGGCCAGGTTCGCCTGGCGGAAAGCAAACTGGGCGACCTGGAGCGCTTTCGCGGCGAGTATCAGCAACAGTGGATCGAGCGCGGCAGCAAGGGCGTGTCCGGGCAATGGCTGATGGGGTACCAGGGCTTTCTCAATCAACTGGAAACCGCTGTCGGCCAGCAACGCCAGAGCCTGGCGTGGCACCAGGCCAACGTCGACAAGGCCCGCGACAGTTGGCAACAGGCCTACGCCCGGGTCGAAGGCCTGCGCAAACTGGTGCAGCGCTACATCGACGAAGCCCGTGCGCTGGAAGACAAACGCGAGCAGAAATTGCTCGATGAGCTGTCCCAACGTCTTCCCCGCCAAAACCCCTATTAA
- the fliI gene encoding flagellar protein export ATPase FliI translates to MRLDRTSFAKRLGGYADVTELPGQPILEGRLLRMVGLTLEAEGLRAAMGSRCMVINDDSYHPVQVEAEVMGFSGSKVFLMPVGSVAGIAPGARVVPLADTGRLPMGMSMLGRVLDGAGRALDGKGGMKAEDWVPMDGPTINPLKRNPISVPLDVGIRSINGLLTVGRGQRLGLFAGTGVGKSVLLGMMTRFTEADIIVVGLIGERGREVKEFIEHSLGEEGLKRSVVVASPADDAPLMRLRAAMYCTRIAEYFRDKGKNVLLLMDSLTRFAQAQREIALAIGEPPATKGYPPSVFAKLPKLVERAGNSEAGGGSITAFYTVLSEGDDQQDPIADSARGVLDGHIVLSRRLAEEGHYPAIDIEASISRVMPSVVTPEHMMRAQQFKQLWSRYQQSRDLISVGAYVAGGDRETDLAIALQPQLVTYLRQGLNDKISMGESEAHLGTIFAPAPGG, encoded by the coding sequence ATGCGCCTTGATCGCACCAGCTTCGCCAAGCGCCTGGGTGGCTATGCCGACGTCACCGAGTTGCCGGGCCAGCCGATCCTGGAGGGCCGCCTGCTGCGCATGGTCGGCCTGACCCTGGAAGCCGAAGGCCTGCGCGCCGCCATGGGCAGCCGCTGCATGGTGATCAACGACGACAGCTACCACCCGGTGCAGGTTGAAGCCGAAGTAATGGGTTTTTCCGGCAGCAAAGTATTCCTGATGCCGGTTGGCAGCGTTGCCGGTATTGCCCCCGGCGCCCGTGTGGTGCCGCTGGCTGATACGGGCCGCCTGCCGATGGGCATGAGCATGCTCGGTCGCGTACTCGACGGCGCCGGCCGCGCCCTCGACGGCAAGGGCGGGATGAAGGCGGAAGACTGGGTGCCTATGGACGGCCCGACCATCAACCCGCTCAAGCGTAACCCCATCAGCGTGCCGCTGGACGTGGGCATTCGCAGCATCAACGGTTTATTGACGGTGGGCCGCGGCCAGCGCCTGGGCCTGTTCGCCGGTACCGGCGTGGGTAAGTCGGTGTTGCTGGGCATGATGACGCGCTTCACCGAGGCCGACATCATCGTGGTCGGGCTGATCGGCGAGCGGGGCCGCGAGGTGAAGGAATTCATCGAGCACAGCCTGGGCGAAGAAGGCCTCAAGCGTTCCGTCGTGGTCGCCTCGCCGGCGGACGACGCGCCGCTGATGCGCCTGCGCGCCGCGATGTACTGCACACGCATCGCCGAATATTTTCGCGACAAGGGCAAGAACGTCCTGTTGCTGATGGACTCCCTGACCCGTTTCGCCCAGGCCCAGCGGGAAATCGCCCTGGCCATCGGCGAGCCGCCGGCCACCAAGGGCTATCCGCCGTCCGTGTTCGCCAAGCTGCCCAAGCTGGTGGAGCGCGCCGGTAACTCCGAGGCCGGCGGTGGTTCAATCACCGCGTTCTACACCGTGCTCTCCGAAGGCGATGACCAGCAGGACCCGATTGCCGACTCGGCACGTGGCGTGCTCGACGGGCATATCGTGCTGTCCCGGCGCTTGGCCGAGGAAGGGCACTACCCGGCCATCGACATCGAAGCCTCCATCAGCCGGGTGATGCCGTCGGTGGTCACACCCGAGCACATGATGCGTGCGCAGCAATTCAAGCAACTCTGGTCGCGCTATCAACAGAGCCGCGACCTGATCAGCGTGGGCGCCTACGTGGCCGGCGGTGATCGCGAGACCGACCTGGCGATTGCCCTGCAACCGCAACTGGTGACCTACCTGCGCCAGGGCCTCAACGACAAGATCAGCATGGGTGAAAGCGAGGCGCACCTGGGCACCATATTCGCGCCGGCGCCAGGCGGATAA
- the fliH gene encoding flagellar assembly protein FliH → MSNKDETPSDLIRARDVGGFDVWSLPSFDPHRPEPEPEPVEEPPAEMEEVPLEEVQPLTLEELESIRQEAYNEGFSTGEKDGFRSTTLKVRQEAEAALSVKLASLETLMGSLFDPIAEQDSQIEKAMVGLVEHITRQVIQRELALDSTQIESVMREALKLLPLGVGNVRLYINPQDFEQVKALRERHEETWRIVEDAALLPGGCRVETEHSRIDATIETRISQIMAKLFDQLHEQALHPAEPDLSVELDTPDAP, encoded by the coding sequence ATGTCGAACAAAGATGAGACGCCCAGCGATCTGATTCGCGCACGGGACGTCGGAGGGTTCGACGTCTGGTCGCTGCCCAGTTTCGACCCGCATCGCCCGGAGCCTGAGCCGGAGCCGGTAGAAGAGCCGCCGGCCGAGATGGAAGAAGTGCCGCTGGAAGAAGTCCAGCCACTGACCCTGGAAGAGCTGGAAAGCATTCGCCAGGAAGCCTACAACGAGGGCTTTTCCACCGGTGAGAAAGACGGCTTTCGCAGCACCACCCTCAAGGTCCGCCAGGAAGCCGAGGCGGCGCTGAGCGTCAAGCTCGCCAGCCTGGAAACCCTGATGGGCAGCCTGTTCGATCCGATTGCCGAGCAGGATTCCCAGATCGAAAAAGCCATGGTTGGCCTGGTGGAACACATCACTCGCCAGGTGATCCAGCGCGAGCTGGCGCTGGACTCCACGCAAATCGAAAGCGTGATGCGCGAAGCCCTCAAGCTGCTGCCCCTGGGCGTCGGCAATGTGCGGTTGTACATCAACCCGCAGGATTTCGAACAGGTCAAAGCCCTGCGCGAGCGCCATGAAGAAACCTGGCGCATCGTCGAAGACGCCGCGCTGCTGCCCGGCGGTTGCCGGGTGGAGACTGAACACAGCCGCATCGACGCCACGATCGAGACGCGCATCAGCCAGATCATGGCCAAGCTGTTTGACCAGTTGCACGAGCAGGCACTGCACCCCGCCGAGCCTGACTTGAGCGTCGAGCTGGACACCCCCGATGCGCCTTGA
- the fliG gene encoding flagellar motor switch protein FliG, whose translation MSDARAAVAKLSRVDKAAVLLLSLGETDAAQVLRHMGPKEVQRVGVAMAQMRNVHREQVEQVMSEFVEIVGDQTSLGVGSDSYIRKMLTSALGEDKANGLIDRILLGGNTSGLDSLKWMEPRAVADVIRYEHPQIQAIVVAYLDPDQAGEVLGHFDHKVRLDIILRVSSLNTVQPAALKELNTILEKQFSGNSNASRTTLGGIKRAADIMNFLDSSVEGQLMDSIREIDDSLSVQIEDLMFVFNNLSDVDDRGIQALLREVSSDVLVLALKGSDEGVKEKIFKNMSKRASELLRDDLEAKGPVRVSDVETAQKEILTIARRMAEAGEIVLGGKGGEEMI comes from the coding sequence ATGAGTGATGCTCGAGCCGCTGTAGCCAAACTCTCCCGGGTCGACAAAGCCGCCGTGCTGTTGCTGTCCCTGGGAGAAACCGACGCCGCCCAAGTGCTGCGCCACATGGGCCCCAAAGAGGTTCAACGGGTAGGTGTGGCCATGGCGCAGATGCGCAATGTGCACCGCGAGCAAGTCGAGCAGGTGATGAGCGAGTTCGTCGAGATCGTCGGCGACCAGACCAGCCTGGGCGTCGGCTCCGACAGCTACATTCGCAAGATGCTCACCTCGGCCCTGGGCGAAGACAAGGCCAACGGCCTGATCGACCGCATCCTGCTGGGTGGCAACACCAGCGGCCTCGACAGCCTGAAGTGGATGGAACCGCGAGCCGTGGCCGATGTGATCCGCTACGAACACCCGCAGATCCAGGCGATCGTGGTGGCGTACCTCGACCCCGACCAGGCCGGTGAAGTGCTCGGCCATTTCGACCACAAGGTGCGCCTGGACATCATCCTGCGCGTCTCGTCGTTGAACACCGTGCAGCCGGCGGCCCTGAAAGAACTCAACACGATTCTCGAGAAGCAGTTCTCGGGCAATTCCAACGCTTCGCGTACCACGTTGGGCGGCATCAAGCGTGCGGCCGACATCATGAACTTCCTCGACAGCTCGGTGGAAGGCCAGTTGATGGACTCGATCCGCGAGATCGACGACAGCCTGTCGGTGCAGATCGAAGACCTCATGTTCGTGTTCAACAACCTCTCCGATGTCGACGACCGTGGCATCCAGGCGTTGCTGCGGGAAGTCTCCTCCGACGTGCTGGTGCTGGCCCTCAAAGGCTCCGACGAAGGCGTCAAGGAAAAGATCTTCAAGAACATGTCCAAGCGGGCTTCCGAACTGCTGCGCGACGACCTCGAGGCCAAGGGCCCGGTGCGCGTCAGCGACGTGGAAACTGCGCAGAAAGAAATCCTCACCATTGCCCGCCGTATGGCCGAAGCCGGAGAAATCGTTCTCGGTGGGAAGGGCGGCGAAGAAATGATTTAA
- the fliF gene encoding flagellar basal-body MS-ring/collar protein FliF has protein sequence MAEAVVDNAPAKADGKPPLFGLSFLENLSEMTMLRQVGLMVGLAASVAIGFAVVLWSQQPDYRPLYGSLAGMDSKQIMETLAAADIAYTVEPNSGALLVKADDVARARMKLAAAGVTPSDANIGFEILDKDQGLGTSQFMEATRYRRGLEGELARTISALNNVKGARVHLAIPKSSVFVRDERKPSASVLVELFAGRSLEPGQVLAIINLVATSVPELSKSQITVVDQKGNLLSDMAENSSLTMAGKQFDYSRRMESMLTQRVHNILQPVLGNDRYKAEVSADVDFSAVESTSEQFNPDQPALRSEQSTTEQRTASNGPQGVPGALSNQPPTPATAPQTTGGAAATAGAVQPGQPLLDANGQQIMDPATGQPMLAPYPADKRQQSTKNFELDRSISHTKQQQGRINRLSVSVVVDDQVKVNAADGAVTRAPWSADELARFTRLVQDAVGFDASRGDSVSVINMPFSAERGEVIAEAAFYTQPWFWDIVKQVLGVLFILVLVFGVLRPVLNNITGHGKKQLALAGGDVELGGMGGLDGELANDRVSLGGPQSILLPSPSEGYDAQLNAIKSLVAEDPGRVAQVVKEWINADE, from the coding sequence ATGGCAGAAGCAGTCGTGGATAACGCACCCGCCAAGGCAGACGGCAAGCCGCCGCTGTTTGGCCTGTCGTTCCTGGAAAACCTCTCCGAGATGACCATGCTGCGTCAGGTGGGCCTGATGGTCGGCCTGGCTGCCAGCGTGGCGATTGGTTTTGCCGTGGTGCTGTGGTCCCAGCAACCGGATTACCGCCCGCTGTACGGAAGCCTGGCGGGCATGGACTCCAAGCAGATCATGGAAACCCTGGCGGCGGCAGATATTGCCTACACCGTCGAACCGAACTCTGGCGCGCTGTTGGTCAAGGCCGATGATGTAGCCCGTGCGCGCATGAAACTGGCGGCCGCCGGCGTGACCCCGTCCGACGCTAATATCGGCTTTGAGATCCTCGACAAGGACCAGGGCCTGGGCACCAGCCAGTTCATGGAAGCCACCCGCTACCGTCGCGGCCTGGAAGGCGAACTGGCGCGCACCATTTCCGCGTTGAACAACGTCAAGGGTGCCCGCGTGCACCTGGCAATTCCGAAAAGCTCGGTGTTTGTGCGCGACGAGCGCAAGCCCAGCGCCTCGGTACTGGTCGAACTGTTTGCTGGCCGCTCGCTGGAGCCTGGCCAGGTGTTGGCGATCATCAACCTGGTGGCCACCAGCGTTCCCGAATTGAGCAAGTCGCAAATCACCGTGGTCGACCAGAAGGGCAACCTGCTGTCCGACATGGCGGAAAACTCCTCGCTGACCATGGCCGGCAAGCAGTTCGACTACAGCCGTCGCATGGAAAGCATGCTGACCCAGCGCGTGCACAACATCCTGCAACCGGTGTTGGGCAATGATCGCTACAAGGCTGAAGTGTCGGCCGATGTGGATTTCAGCGCGGTCGAATCGACTTCCGAGCAGTTCAACCCGGACCAACCGGCCCTGCGCAGCGAGCAGTCGACCACTGAACAACGCACCGCCAGCAATGGCCCGCAAGGTGTGCCGGGTGCCCTGAGCAACCAGCCGCCAACCCCGGCTACCGCCCCGCAAACCACCGGTGGCGCTGCCGCTACCGCAGGCGCGGTGCAACCTGGCCAGCCGCTGCTGGACGCCAACGGCCAGCAGATCATGGACCCGGCCACCGGCCAGCCGATGCTGGCGCCGTACCCGGCCGACAAGCGTCAACAATCCACCAAGAACTTCGAGCTTGACCGCTCCATCAGCCACACAAAGCAGCAGCAGGGCCGGATCAATCGCCTGTCGGTGTCGGTGGTGGTGGATGACCAGGTCAAGGTCAACGCCGCTGATGGCGCCGTCACCCGTGCACCGTGGAGCGCCGATGAATTGGCGCGCTTCACCCGCCTGGTGCAGGACGCGGTGGGCTTCGATGCCAGCCGTGGCGACAGCGTCAGCGTGATCAATATGCCGTTCTCCGCCGAGCGTGGCGAAGTCATCGCCGAGGCGGCGTTCTATACTCAGCCGTGGTTCTGGGACATCGTCAAGCAAGTGCTGGGTGTGCTGTTTATCCTGGTGCTGGTGTTCGGCGTGCTGCGTCCGGTGCTCAACAACATCACCGGCCACGGCAAAAAGCAGCTTGCTTTGGCAGGCGGCGACGTCGAGTTGGGGGGCATGGGTGGCCTCGATGGCGAACTGGCCAACGACCGCGTGAGCCTTGGTGGCCCGCAAAGCATTCTGTTGCCGAGCCCGAGCGAGGGTTATGACGCTCAGTTGAACGCAATCAAGAGCCTGGTGGCCGAAGACCCGGGTCGTGTGGCCCAGGTCGTGAAAGAGTGGATTAACGCAGATGAGTGA